In the Sinomonas cyclohexanicum genome, GAGCACCCGCCCGCGCTCGTCAGCTCTGGCCAGGCCTACGTCACGGGCCTCGTGAACGCGATCATGTCCGGTCCTGACTGGAACAGCACCGCGATCTTCCTGTCCTGGGACGACTGGGGCGGGTTCTACGATCACGTCACGCCGCCAACCGTGGACCAGAACGGGTACGGGCTCCGCGTGCCGGGGATCGTCATCAGCCCCTACGCGAAGAAGGGCTACATCGACCACCAGACGCTCAGCCACGACGCCTATGTGAAGTTCATCGAGGACGACTTCCTCCACGGCCAGCGCCTGGACCCTGCCACGGACGGGCGGCCCGATCCGCGCCCGGACGTCAGGGAGAACAACCCGCAGCTCGGCAACGTGGTCGATGATTTCGACTTCAACCAGAATCCGTCCCCTCCCGTCATCCTGCCCAACGCCACAACGTACTGACCACCGACCCGGGCTGGGGACTCTGGGACCTCTTGTGGGAATCGGTCCAAAGACCGCTCCCACACGTGGTCGATTCCCTACAAAACGGTCGCGTGCGCTGCTTCCTAGCCTTCTTCCAAGACCCTTTCCTGGACCTTCTGGAGGAACCGTGAGCCACCCGACGACGCCCGAAGTGAGCGGGGGAGCGCGGCCGGTGGAGGTCTTCGGGGCCACCGTGGACGACCAGACACGGTGCGTCCACTACCGCACCGAGGTGGACGTGGTCGCGATGAAGTTCAAGTGCTGCGGGCGGTACTACCCGTGCCACCTCTGCCACGCCGAGGAGGCCGACCACGAGGCGCAGACGTGGCCGCGGGCACAGTGGTCGGAGCCGGCGGTGCTGTGTGGGGTGTGCAAGGGCGAGATGACCGTCGACGCCTATCTCGCGACCACGTCCTGCCCGAACTGCAATGCCCGGTTCAACGAGCGCTGCGCGGCTCACCGGCACCTGTACTTCGGCTGAGGTGACGCGGACGACGGCGGGCGCGCGCCCGCCGTCGTCCGCTCCCTGTTCGGCTCAGATCGTCGTCACAGGCTGACCACGATCTTGACGATGTCAGGGTCCCGTGCGGCCATCCGCTCGTAGTACGACGGGACCTCGTCGAGCCCGATGTGGTGGCTGATCATCGGCCGCGGGTCAATCCGGCCGAGGGCGGCCGCTTCCATGAGGTCGTCGATGAGAAGGACGTCTCCGAGTCCCGTCCAGACATCGATGGAGCGGAAGAGCAAGGTCCTGAAGTCGATGGTCATCGGACCATGACCGATCGCCGGCACCGCGATGCGGGCGCCCTGCCCCGCGACCCGTACGGCTGCGTCCAGGCTCGCCTGGGCACCGGCCGCGTCGATCACGCCGTCCGCGCCGTCGTGACGCGAGGGACGCACGAGCGCCTCCGCTTCCTCCACCGAGGCGACCGCCTCGTCCGCACCGAGGCTCCGCGCGACGTCGAGCCGGTGCTCCACCGGATCGACCGCGATGATCCTGTCGACCGCGGTGAGCCGGCGAGCGGCGTGGACGGCCGACAGGCCGATCGGGCCGCAGCCGAAGACCACGAGAGTGTCCGTCGGCTGCAGCCGCGTCGCGCGGACGCTGGTCAGGCCGGTCATCATGACGTCCGCCAGCAGCACCGCCGTCTCGTCCGGCACTGAGTCGGGAATCACGGCGAGCACCTGCTCCGCCCACGGGACGCGGATGGCCTCGGCCTGGCCTCCGTCGAGGGCGCCGAAGGACGGGCCGGAACCGTGGATGCCGCCCCGAGAGCAGAGCGCCACGAGTCCCCGGCGGCAGTTCTCGCATGCGCCGCAGTACGACGCCGGCGAGCCTGCGACGCGGTCGCCGACCTTGATCTTCGTGACGCCCTCGCCCACTGCCGTTACGACGCCGACGTACTCGTGGCCCAGAGTGAAGCCGGTGGCGGGGGTCATGTGGCCGCCCACGATGGTCAGATCGCTTCCGCAGATCGCGGAGGTCGTGACGCGCACGACCGCGTCCGTGGGTCGAAGGATGACAGGCTCGTCGACCTCGGCGAGCAGGACCGTTCCCGAGCGTTCGTAGTAGGCCGCCTTCACCGGAGGCCCTCCTTCAGCTCCCGTGCCGCTGCCAGCAGAACAAGTGCCTGGTCTGAGACTCCGAGGGTCGCCCCGGCGTGGGTGGTGACGTAGGTGACGACGAGTCCGCTGTCGGGATCGGCGGCTGCGACCGAGCCGACTGCGCCCTGGTGACCGAAGGAGCGCCCGCCCAGAAGCGGGTTTGCCGCGCTCGGCAGCTCCACACCGGAGCCGAAGCGCGAGACGAGGTGGTTTGTCCGGTCCCAGCCATGGGTGCGCTCGGCGATCATCCCCTCGACCGCCTGGCGTGAGAGGGCGGCCGGCCCGGGGCCGTAGCCGAGCGCGTGCTCCAGGATCTGGGCGAGGTCGCTCGCCGTGCTCACTCCTGACATCGACGGCCAGCTCGCGGCGATGACGCGCGGGTCCGCGAAGAATCCCGGCGTGTCTGCAAGGATCGGCATGAAGGAGCCGTCCACGATTGCACGTCCCTCCGTGATCGCTGCAGCTGTCGCCTCGGTCAGTACTGGTGGTGTGAAGCTGAGCGGGGCTACGGCGTCGGTGGTGCCGAAGTCGAAGCGAGCGTTGGCCGGACCCGTGAGGTGTGCGGCCACGTAGTGCTGCACGGTCTGTCCGATGGCGTGGTTGAAGACGCCCGCCATCAGTGCGCCGTAGGTGAAGGCGCCGTAGCCGTGGTCGGTGCCGGGTTCCCAGTACGGCTCCTGTCGGGCGATCTCCTCATCGAGGCGCCCAGCGAGGAGATCGTCCACGGTCAGTGGCGTGGCGACGGCGGGGATCCCGCAGCTGTGGTCGAGCACCATCCGGCCGGTGATCGATCGGGTGGAGGGCCGATCGAATGCCGGCCAGTATGCCGCGAGGGGTGCGTCGAGGTCGAGCAGCCCGCGATCGTGGGCATGGGCCGCAGCGAGGGCGACGAGGAGCTTGCTGACGGAGAACACCTGGACGGGTGTCGTGGTGGTCAGCGAGCCGCCCGCGAGGTCCACGACGCGCTCGCCGCGAACGGACACGGTGAGCTGGGCGCCGCCGGAGGACCGGGACAGCGAGCGTGAGAAGACCTCGCGCAGTTCCGCGCCGGCTTCGGTGTTGCTCCCGGTGACCGCGGCGACCGGGGGCAGGGTTTGAGTAGTCATCGAGTACTTCCCTTCCTGTGGGCTGCGGGGCCCACATCTGTGCAGAGGAATGTGGCGTGCATGGTGGCGTCTAGGATGCTGAGAACTCTGCCTCGAGGCTGGCCAGGCGGAACTCGAGCCCGGAGAAGCGTCCGTCGGCTCGTGCCTCCTCGAGGATGTCGGCGTAGGTGGCCGTGCCCGGGACGAAGGCCTGCCCGGTGAAGACGCCCTGATCGAGGTTCCCGTATCCGTTGTAGTAGCCGGGGACGCAACGCTCGAAGTAGGGCCGGAACGGCAGCCCCGCTTCGGCTACTGTCTTCGACCACGCCTCGACCGCATCCTCCGTCGGCTCCACTTCCGCATAGCCGTTCGCGCGCGCGTGCCCGACGATCGCGGCAATGTGCCGGGCCTGCACGTCGAGCATCGAGGTGAAGTTGAGCGCGACCGCAGTCTGGTTGAGACCGCTGGTGAACAGGTTCGGGAACCGGTCCGTCATGATCCCGTGCTGGCTGCGCAGCCCCGGCGAGTTGTGCTCGCTGAGGGACCTCCCGTCGCGCCCCAGCACGGTGATCCCGGCTCGGGCCTCCGAGGAGGTCGAGGTATCGAAGCCGGTCGCGAACACGATGCAGTCCGCGTCGAAGCGCTCACCGGCTGCCGTGACTGTGCTGCCGTTGACGCTCTCGATGCCGACGACAGGAGCGTCGATGAGTGAGACGTTCGGTCGATTGAATGACTCGAGGAAGCCGTCGTTGTAGGTCATCCGCTTGCACAGCAGTCCGTACCAGGGCTTGAGCCGCTCGGCCGTCTCCGGATCCTGCACGACTGAATCGACCAGCTGTCGGAACCGATGCGAGAAGGCCAGGTCGGCGATCTCCATGACCTGGCCGACCTCGCGCGGGTCGATGCTCGAGACGTCGTCGACCACATTGTCGGCGGTGCCGAGCGCGCGGAACATCTCGACGAACTGGTCGCCGACGAGGTCATCGTCCTGATACCGGAAGGACGTATTGAGGTCGAAGTTCCGCATCCGGCGCTGCTGCCAGCCGGCCACCTGGGAGGAATACCACTCGGGGTCGGTCGCCGTGTCGCGGCGGTATCCGAACACCGGCCCAGGGGTGCGCTGGACGACGAAGACCTGCCTCGCCTGGTCGGCCACGGCCTTCACCACTTGGACGGCGCTCGCCCCGCTTCCGACCACGACGACGGTCTTGTCGTGCAGGTTCGTCATCGGCTCGGTCGGTGAACCGCCGGTGTAGGCATAGTCCCATCGGCTGGAATGGAAGATCCTGCCCGGGAAGGTCTCGAGACCCTCGACCGCGGGAAGCGTCGGTGCGGCGCCGAGCGCGCCGTTGGAGCGCACGAGGAAGCGCGTCCTCAGCTCGTCTCCACGGTCGGTGGTCACCAGCCACCGCTGCGAGTCGCCGTCCCACACGGCGCGGGTCGCGGCCGTGTGGAAGAGCGCCCCCTCGTAGAGGCCGAAGTGCCGGCCGATCCTCTGAGAGTGCTCGAAGATCTCCTGCGCGAGGGGGTAACGCGTGCTCGGCATGTACCCGGTCTCTTCGAGAAGCGGGAGGTAGATGTAGCCCTCGATGTCGCACTGCGAACCCGGGTAGCGATTCCAATACCAGGTGCCGCCGAAGTCGCCGCCGGCCTCGACGATGCGGAGGGAGTCCACGCCCTCCTCCTTCAGGCGCGCCGCCGCGAGCAGGCCACCGAAGCCCCCGCCGATGATGACCGCCTCCACCTCCTCGCTGACGGCAGGGCGTTCGACGTACGGCGTCCACGGGTCGGCCGCATCGAGCTGTACCGCCGGAGGCTTCCGATCCGCACGTGGCGCGCCGGTCGCGGCACGCTTCACCAGTTCCGCTCCGTAGCGGGCCCGCACCTCCTCTGGATCGAAATCGATCCTTACCTCCACCTGGGACATTGGCAGCGTGTATGACATGACATTCCTCTCGACGCCCGGCAGTCCGCGGCGATCTGCGGACTGCGGCTAAGACCATCTGAGCGGGCGGGGAGATGTGACGGAAGCCACAGGAGATCACCGGGCGTGGATGCAGAAGGGGCGTGCACGGATTCGGAAGGCCGACCTCCTCGGGCGATCCTGGCCCATCGGTCTGGAAGGATGGGATATCAAGCGTCGTAGTATGTGTGATGGGGGTCACGGCGTGCGCAAGGAGTGGTTGTATGCGGACTGATGCCCGGACACGGAGGCCCGGCGAGCAGCCCTTCTCCGATCTTGAAGCCTGCCAGGCTCGCGTCTCAGCGGCATTCGCGACGGCTTCGATCGACAGCCTGCAGACGACCTTCTCCGGCGCCATGCGAACCCACAGCGGAGCAGGGGTGCGGGTCTCGCGGGTGGCGATCAGCCCGTCGCTCATGGAGCGGTCCCCCCGCCACATCGGCGCACGCGACACCAGCTACCTGGTCATGTGCCTCCTGCTCTCCGGGCGGGCGACCGTGGCCCAAGAGGGACGCCGGGCGGACCTGCTCCCGGGTGAGGTCTCGCTCTACGACACCGCACGTCCGTACTCGGTCCAGGTTGACAGTCCGATC is a window encoding:
- a CDS encoding flavin-containing monooxygenase encodes the protein MSYTLPMSQVEVRIDFDPEEVRARYGAELVKRAATGAPRADRKPPAVQLDAADPWTPYVERPAVSEEVEAVIIGGGFGGLLAAARLKEEGVDSLRIVEAGGDFGGTWYWNRYPGSQCDIEGYIYLPLLEETGYMPSTRYPLAQEIFEHSQRIGRHFGLYEGALFHTAATRAVWDGDSQRWLVTTDRGDELRTRFLVRSNGALGAAPTLPAVEGLETFPGRIFHSSRWDYAYTGGSPTEPMTNLHDKTVVVVGSGASAVQVVKAVADQARQVFVVQRTPGPVFGYRRDTATDPEWYSSQVAGWQQRRMRNFDLNTSFRYQDDDLVGDQFVEMFRALGTADNVVDDVSSIDPREVGQVMEIADLAFSHRFRQLVDSVVQDPETAERLKPWYGLLCKRMTYNDGFLESFNRPNVSLIDAPVVGIESVNGSTVTAAGERFDADCIVFATGFDTSTSSEARAGITVLGRDGRSLSEHNSPGLRSQHGIMTDRFPNLFTSGLNQTAVALNFTSMLDVQARHIAAIVGHARANGYAEVEPTEDAVEAWSKTVAEAGLPFRPYFERCVPGYYNGYGNLDQGVFTGQAFVPGTATYADILEEARADGRFSGLEFRLASLEAEFSAS
- a CDS encoding zinc-dependent alcohol dehydrogenase yields the protein MKAAYYERSGTVLLAEVDEPVILRPTDAVVRVTTSAICGSDLTIVGGHMTPATGFTLGHEYVGVVTAVGEGVTKIKVGDRVAGSPASYCGACENCRRGLVALCSRGGIHGSGPSFGALDGGQAEAIRVPWAEQVLAVIPDSVPDETAVLLADVMMTGLTSVRATRLQPTDTLVVFGCGPIGLSAVHAARRLTAVDRIIAVDPVEHRLDVARSLGADEAVASVEEAEALVRPSRHDGADGVIDAAGAQASLDAAVRVAGQGARIAVPAIGHGPMTIDFRTLLFRSIDVWTGLGDVLLIDDLMEAAALGRIDPRPMISHHIGLDEVPSYYERMAARDPDIVKIVVSL
- a CDS encoding serine hydrolase domain-containing protein, which codes for MTTQTLPPVAAVTGSNTEAGAELREVFSRSLSRSSGGAQLTVSVRGERVVDLAGGSLTTTTPVQVFSVSKLLVALAAAHAHDRGLLDLDAPLAAYWPAFDRPSTRSITGRMVLDHSCGIPAVATPLTVDDLLAGRLDEEIARQEPYWEPGTDHGYGAFTYGALMAGVFNHAIGQTVQHYVAAHLTGPANARFDFGTTDAVAPLSFTPPVLTEATAAAITEGRAIVDGSFMPILADTPGFFADPRVIAASWPSMSGVSTASDLAQILEHALGYGPGPAALSRQAVEGMIAERTHGWDRTNHLVSRFGSGVELPSAANPLLGGRSFGHQGAVGSVAAADPDSGLVVTYVTTHAGATLGVSDQALVLLAAARELKEGLR
- a CDS encoding CHY zinc finger protein — translated: MSHPTTPEVSGGARPVEVFGATVDDQTRCVHYRTEVDVVAMKFKCCGRYYPCHLCHAEEADHEAQTWPRAQWSEPAVLCGVCKGEMTVDAYLATTSCPNCNARFNERCAAHRHLYFG